The following are encoded in a window of Astyanax mexicanus isolate ESR-SI-001 chromosome 6, AstMex3_surface, whole genome shotgun sequence genomic DNA:
- the tlcd4a gene encoding TLC domain-containing protein 4-B, whose translation MDTFTQLILLIAVVSFFFFQWLFHTVSPWVSSRISPGFLKLGHKQQIEWNSRTVSTLHAILVGLFCLYILFFDEAVNQDPVWGDPTLVKINVGITTGYLISDLLLIFYYWRAIGDKFFVIHHLAALYAYYYVLGQGMLPYFANFRLLAEFSTPCVNQRWFFEVLGYPRTSRPNLANGVLMAAVFFMVRIAVMPVYYSRMYSVIGTEAFYRVPFGGRSAWIFSSICLDIMNVMWMHKIARGCYKVLQSSRQLKAQTQENGKTD comes from the exons ATGGACACCTTCACCCAGCTAATCCTGCTCATCGCTGTGGTGAGTTTCTTCTTCTTCCAGTGGCTCTTTCACACTGTGAGTCCCTGGGTGTCGTCCAGGATCAGCCCTGGCTTTCTGAAACTCGGCCACAAACAGCAGATTGAGTGGAACTCCAG AACGGTGTCCACACTCCATGCGATACTGGTCGGACTCTTCTGCCTCTACATCCTTTTCTTCGATGAGGCTGTCAATCAGGACCCTGTGTG GGGAGATCCTACACTGGTGAAGATAAACGTGGGAATAACAACAGGCTACCTCATATCTG aTCTGCTGCTCATATTTTACTATTGGAGGGCGATAGGGGACAAGTTTTTTGTAATTCATCACCTGGCAGCATTGTATGCTTACTACTATGTACTG GGCCAAGGAATGTTGCCTTATTTTGCTAACTTCCGCCTACTTGCAGAATTTTCCACCCCATGTGTAAACCAGCG CTGGTTCTTTGAAGTGTTAGGTTACCCTAGAACCTCCAGGCCCAACCTTGCCAACGGGGTCCTGATGGCGGCCGTGTTTTTCATGGTGCGGATCGCCGTCATGCCTGTTTACTATAGCCGTATGTACTCTGTCATTGGCACGGAGGCCTTCTACCGGGTCCCCTTCGGCGGCCGCAGTGCCTGGATCTTCTCCAGCATCTGCTTGGACATTATGAACGTCATGTGGATGCACAAGATCGCTCGCGGCTGCTACAAGGTCTTGCAGTCCAGCCGACAGCTCAAAGCCCAGACTCAGGAGAACGGAAAAACTGACTAA